From Camelina sativa cultivar DH55 chromosome 7, Cs, whole genome shotgun sequence, one genomic window encodes:
- the LOC104705082 gene encoding uncharacterized protein LOC104705082 — SSPSVQPLCNSYDVPAKGQDLRLLLGVLGCPLAPISVLVSDLFSDDPLLGSFQIKNVPFETSTAHYIIQQYLAATGCLKKAKAAKNMYATGTMKMSCCETEIAAGKSVKTLGGGGSGRSGDSGCFVLWQMQPGMWSLELVLGGTKLISGSDGKTVWRHTPWLGTHAAKGPQRPLRRLIQGLDPKTTASLFAKAQCLGERRIGDDDCFVLKVSADRDSLIERNDAGAPAEVIRHALYGYFCQKSGLLVYLEDSHLTRVITISPEDEAVYWETTIGTSIGDYRDVDGVAIAHCGRAVATVFRFGETSLQYSRTRMEEIWRIDDVVFDVPGLSLDSFIPPADIFEDTNYNNNNINSNVNSR, encoded by the exons TCATCTCCTTCGGTCCAACCACTTTGCAACAGTTATGACGTCCCGGCCAAGGGACAAGACTTGAGGCTCTTGCTCGGGGTCTTGGGTTGTCCTCTTGCTCCAATATCCGTTCTCGTCTCCGACCTATTTTCCGATGATCCTCTTCTTGGTTCTTTCCAAATCAAGAATGTCCCATTT GAGACGTCGACGGCGCATTATATAATACAACAATACTTGGCGGCGACGGGATGTCTAAAGAAAGCGAAGGCGGCCAAGAACATGTACGCGACGGGGACAATGAAAATGAGTTGCTGTGAGACGGAGATCGCCGCCGGAAAAAGCGTGAAGACACTAGGCGGCGGTGGAAGCGGTCGGAGCGGAGATAGTGGTTGCTTTGTATTGTGGCAGATGCAACCTGGAATGTGGTCTCTCGAGCTTGTTCTCGGTGGTACTAAACTCATCTCCGGGTCAGACGGTAAAACCGTTTGGCGCCATACGCCATGGCTCGGCACTCACGCAGCTAAAGGCCCTCAACGTCCACTTCGACGCCTAATCCAG GGCTTGGACCCAAAAACCACAGCAAGCCTATTCGCAAAGGCCCAATGCTTAGGCGAGCGAAGAATCGGCGATGATGACTGTTTCGTCCTCAAAGTCTCCGCGGATCGTGACTCGTTGATTGAACGGAACGACGCCGGAGCTCCGGCGGAAGTTATACGCCACGCACTGTACGGATACTTCTGCCAAAAGAGCGGTCTCTTGGTGTATTTAGAGGACTCGCATCTGACTAGGGTTATCACGATCTCGCCTGAGGACGAGGCGGTTTACTGGGAGACGACAATCGGAACTAGCATCGGGGATTACCGTGACGTCGACGGAGTAGCTATCGCGCATTGCGGACGCGCCGTGGCGACGGTGTTCCGATTCGGAGAGACGTCGTTGCAGTATAGCAGGACGAGGATGGAGGAGATTTGGAGGATAGACGACGTCGTTTTCGATGTGCCGGGTCTTTCGTTGGACTCCTTTATTCCTCCCGCCGATATTTTTGAAGAtactaattataataataataatattaacagTAATGTTAATTCgcgataa